A stretch of Endozoicomonas sp. SCSIO W0465 DNA encodes these proteins:
- the tadA gene encoding tRNA adenosine(34) deaminase TadA encodes MDDAIWMKEALREADKGRIMGEVPVGAVVVKGGQIIARACNQPISSCNPVAHAEILVLQSAAAAIGNYRLLDCDLYVTLEPCTMCAGAIVHSRIRRLIYGAAEPKAGAVASAARVLEQSQMNHRVEVTAGVLQAECSEMISDFFRFRRQQIREARRNQLFVDK; translated from the coding sequence ATTGATGACGCCATCTGGATGAAAGAAGCCCTGCGAGAAGCGGACAAAGGTCGTATTATGGGCGAGGTTCCTGTCGGTGCTGTGGTGGTTAAGGGGGGTCAGATTATCGCCAGGGCCTGTAATCAACCCATTTCATCCTGCAACCCGGTTGCCCATGCTGAGATTCTGGTACTTCAGTCAGCTGCAGCTGCCATTGGTAATTACCGGTTACTGGATTGCGACCTCTATGTCACGCTGGAACCCTGTACCATGTGTGCGGGTGCCATTGTCCACAGTCGGATTCGCCGCCTGATTTACGGTGCAGCAGAACCGAAGGCTGGAGCCGTTGCCAGCGCTGCGAGGGTTCTTGAGCAGTCTCAGATGAACCACCGGGTAGAGGTTACCGCTGGAGTCCTGCAGGCGGAATGCAGTGAAATGATCAGTGATTTTTTCCGTTTTCGGCGCCAACAGATCCGTGAAGCGAGAAGAAACCAGCTTTTTGTTGATAAATAG
- the purL gene encoding phosphoribosylformylglycinamidine synthase, translated as MLILRGAPALSQFRSQKLLSHLQSRVPEISCVVAEFQHYVKIQSSGEKGLSERQADILARLLTYGPKIHPAAQESESAAFQIEFLVVPRPGTISPWSSKASDIAHNCGLGMVQRIERGVRFLVFSGVQLSTVQEALIADLLHDRMTQAVFRDEGEIPKLFAESEPAPMTAVSVLECGIEALAEANQSLGLALADDEIDYLVESYQKLERDPTDVELMMFAQANSEHCRHKIFNASWSIDGEEQDLSLFKMIRNTHALHSEGVLSAYKDNASVIEGFHSKRFYPEPESREYGFNEEDIHILMKVETHNHPTAIAPWAGAATGSGGEIRDEGATGKGSRPKAGLTGFTVSNLNIPGYEQPWELDYGKPDRIVSPLGIMIDGPLGGAGFNNEFGRPNLCGYFRTFEASVKGAAGYEVRGYHKPIMLAGGLGNIKAEHVEKGEIPVGAKLIVLGGPAMQIGLGGGAASSMTSGEGQEDLDFASVQRDNPEMERRCQEVIDRCWQQGDRNPIEFIHDVGAGGLSNALPELVSDGGRGGHFQLRAIHNDEPGMSPLALWCNESQERYVMAVAAENLSRFEEICQQERCPYAVVGEATEEQRLVLDDSHFRNRPVDMPLEVLLGKPPRMHRQVQRQSFERDPLELTGVKLLEAMERVLKLPSVASKSFLITIGDRTITGLVNRDQMVGPWQVPVADCAVTATAFQGYTGEAMSMGERTPLALINAPASGRMAIGEAITNIAAARIGKMGDIKLSANWMAAAGHPGEDENLFDTVKAVGIEFCPALGIAIPVGKDSMSMRTRWQEKGEEKSVTSPLSLVISAFAPVQDIRKTVTPQLRTDQGDTDLLLIDLGRDHNRLGGSALAQVYGQVGDSAPDVNSPEDLKGFFNAIQELMEKDLLLAYHDRSDGGLFTTLIEMAFAGHTGIAVDLDKLAGNQSMVLPALFSEELGAVIQVRHRDKGVAKDILAQHGLAACSHTIGTLAADQRVSFRFNGSELVSESRIKFQRWWAETSYRIQALRDNPECARQEYDNLLDDRDDGLHTSLPFDISLDVAAPYINTGVRPAMAILREQGVNGQVEMAAAFDRTGFQTVDVHMGDILSGRRTLDRFNGLVACGGFSYGDVLGAGEGWAKSILFNEQARDQFARFFDRRDSFALGVCNGCQMLSNLHDLIPGAEYWPHFVRNQSEQFEARVAMVEVQKSRSIFFQGMDGARMPIAVAHGEGHAEFADPAHLERLAISGQVSLKFVDNQGQPTIRYPYNPNGSAQGVTGLTSADGRVTIMMPHPERVFRTVQNSWHPHHWGEDAPLMRMFRNARVWVG; from the coding sequence ATGCTGATACTGCGTGGCGCCCCTGCACTTTCCCAGTTCCGCAGTCAAAAGCTGCTTAGTCATTTACAGAGTAGAGTGCCAGAGATCTCCTGTGTTGTTGCTGAATTCCAGCATTATGTCAAAATCCAGTCATCCGGTGAAAAAGGGCTAAGTGAAAGGCAGGCGGATATTCTGGCCAGACTTTTGACATACGGTCCAAAGATTCACCCGGCAGCGCAAGAATCAGAAAGTGCTGCCTTTCAGATAGAATTTCTGGTGGTTCCCCGTCCGGGCACGATTTCCCCCTGGTCCAGTAAAGCATCCGATATTGCTCACAATTGTGGCCTTGGTATGGTCCAGCGAATCGAGCGAGGCGTTCGGTTTTTGGTGTTTTCGGGCGTTCAACTCTCCACTGTGCAGGAAGCGCTGATTGCAGACCTGCTGCACGACCGGATGACTCAGGCAGTTTTTCGTGATGAGGGTGAAATCCCAAAACTGTTTGCTGAGTCCGAGCCTGCTCCAATGACGGCGGTGTCCGTTCTGGAGTGCGGCATAGAAGCATTGGCTGAGGCCAATCAGTCCCTCGGTCTGGCATTGGCAGATGATGAAATCGACTATCTGGTGGAGAGCTACCAAAAGCTCGAACGGGATCCTACTGATGTTGAATTGATGATGTTTGCCCAGGCGAACTCAGAACACTGTCGTCATAAAATTTTTAATGCGTCCTGGAGTATTGATGGTGAAGAGCAGGATCTTTCCCTGTTCAAGATGATCCGAAATACCCACGCCTTGCACAGTGAAGGGGTGTTATCGGCCTACAAAGATAATGCTTCGGTCATTGAAGGCTTCCATTCAAAGCGTTTTTATCCGGAACCTGAGAGCCGTGAATATGGTTTCAATGAGGAAGACATTCATATCCTCATGAAGGTAGAAACTCACAACCACCCCACCGCCATTGCACCATGGGCAGGAGCAGCAACCGGTTCTGGTGGTGAAATTCGCGATGAAGGAGCCACGGGAAAGGGATCCAGGCCCAAGGCTGGTCTTACCGGATTTACCGTGTCTAACCTGAACATTCCGGGCTATGAACAGCCCTGGGAACTGGATTATGGTAAGCCTGACCGTATTGTCTCACCACTGGGGATCATGATTGATGGCCCATTGGGCGGTGCTGGCTTTAATAACGAGTTTGGTCGCCCAAACCTCTGTGGCTATTTCCGTACCTTTGAAGCCAGCGTAAAAGGTGCAGCTGGTTATGAGGTTCGTGGGTATCACAAACCGATCATGCTGGCCGGTGGTCTTGGCAATATAAAAGCAGAACACGTTGAAAAAGGAGAAATCCCGGTCGGTGCCAAGCTGATTGTTCTGGGTGGTCCTGCCATGCAGATAGGCCTGGGGGGTGGAGCAGCCTCTTCCATGACATCGGGTGAAGGACAGGAAGATCTGGACTTTGCCAGCGTACAGCGTGACAACCCGGAAATGGAACGTCGCTGTCAGGAAGTGATTGACCGTTGCTGGCAACAGGGGGACAGAAATCCCATCGAATTTATCCACGATGTTGGGGCCGGTGGTCTGTCAAACGCACTTCCTGAGCTGGTCAGTGATGGTGGCCGGGGAGGGCACTTTCAACTGCGTGCCATTCATAATGATGAGCCGGGCATGTCGCCGCTGGCGCTCTGGTGTAATGAATCCCAGGAGCGCTATGTCATGGCAGTGGCCGCAGAAAACCTTTCCCGATTTGAGGAGATCTGTCAGCAGGAGCGTTGTCCTTATGCGGTGGTCGGTGAAGCAACAGAAGAACAGCGACTGGTGCTGGATGACAGTCATTTCAGGAACCGTCCGGTCGATATGCCGCTGGAGGTACTGCTGGGTAAACCCCCCAGGATGCATCGTCAGGTTCAACGTCAGTCGTTTGAACGTGATCCCCTGGAATTGACCGGCGTCAAACTGCTTGAGGCGATGGAACGGGTTTTGAAATTGCCCTCTGTCGCCAGCAAAAGTTTCCTGATCACTATTGGCGACAGAACGATTACCGGTCTGGTCAATCGTGATCAGATGGTGGGCCCCTGGCAGGTACCTGTGGCTGATTGTGCAGTTACCGCAACGGCTTTTCAGGGGTATACCGGTGAAGCCATGTCGATGGGTGAACGTACGCCGCTCGCACTGATCAACGCACCCGCTTCCGGTCGTATGGCGATTGGTGAGGCAATCACTAATATTGCCGCTGCCCGAATCGGGAAAATGGGAGACATCAAACTGTCGGCCAACTGGATGGCAGCAGCAGGCCATCCGGGTGAAGATGAAAACCTGTTTGATACCGTCAAAGCCGTCGGTATTGAGTTTTGTCCGGCACTAGGGATTGCTATTCCGGTGGGTAAAGACTCCATGTCCATGAGAACCCGGTGGCAGGAAAAGGGTGAAGAAAAAAGCGTTACCTCGCCATTGTCGTTGGTTATCTCGGCCTTTGCCCCGGTTCAGGATATTCGCAAGACCGTGACGCCACAACTAAGGACGGATCAGGGTGATACCGACCTGCTATTAATTGATCTTGGTCGTGACCATAACCGACTGGGTGGTTCGGCACTGGCTCAGGTGTATGGTCAGGTAGGCGACTCTGCGCCGGATGTTAACTCTCCGGAAGACCTGAAAGGTTTCTTTAATGCCATTCAGGAGCTGATGGAGAAAGATCTCTTGCTGGCCTATCACGACCGCTCTGATGGCGGTCTGTTTACCACCCTGATTGAAATGGCTTTTGCCGGTCATACGGGTATTGCTGTGGATCTGGATAAGCTGGCAGGCAACCAGTCCATGGTTTTGCCTGCGCTGTTCAGTGAAGAGCTTGGTGCGGTTATCCAGGTGCGTCATCGTGATAAAGGGGTTGCCAAGGATATACTGGCTCAGCACGGGCTGGCCGCCTGTTCCCACACCATTGGTACTCTGGCCGCTGATCAGCGGGTATCTTTCCGCTTTAATGGTTCCGAACTGGTGAGTGAAAGCCGGATCAAGTTCCAGCGCTGGTGGGCAGAAACCAGTTATCGTATTCAGGCGCTGCGGGACAACCCGGAATGTGCACGACAGGAATACGATAACCTGCTGGATGACCGTGATGACGGTCTCCACACCTCATTGCCCTTCGATATCTCCCTGGATGTGGCTGCTCCCTACATCAACACCGGTGTCCGTCCAGCCATGGCCATTTTGCGGGAGCAGGGGGTCAATGGTCAGGTAGAGATGGCCGCCGCATTTGACCGGACTGGTTTCCAAACGGTGGATGTGCACATGGGTGACATCCTGTCCGGCCGTCGGACTTTAGATCGGTTCAACGGTCTGGTGGCCTGTGGTGGTTTCTCTTATGGTGATGTCCTGGGGGCTGGAGAAGGTTGGGCCAAGTCCATTCTCTTTAATGAACAGGCCCGTGACCAGTTTGCCCGATTCTTTGATCGTCGCGACAGTTTTGCCCTGGGTGTGTGCAATGGCTGTCAGATGCTTTCCAATCTGCATGATTTGATTCCCGGTGCTGAATACTGGCCACACTTTGTCCGCAACCAATCAGAGCAGTTTGAAGCGCGGGTGGCGATGGTTGAGGTTCAGAAGAGCCGCTCAATTTTCTTCCAGGGGATGGACGGTGCCCGTATGCCAATCGCTGTTGCCCACGGAGAAGGGCATGCCGAATTTGCCGATCCGGCTCATCTCGAGCGGCTGGCCATCAGTGGTCAGGTGTCTTTGAAGTTTGTGGATAATCAGGGTCAGCCCACCATACGCTATCCCTATAATCCCAATGGTTCGGCCCAGGGAGTGACAGGCCTGACCTCTGCTGATGGTCGTGTAACCATTATGATGCCCCATCCTGAGCGGGTATTCCGAACGGTTCAAAACAGCTGGCATCCACATCACTGGGGTGAAGATGCTCCGCTGATGAGGATGTTCCGGAACGCACGGGTCTGGGTAGGCTAA
- a CDS encoding glycine zipper 2TM domain-containing protein translates to MTDSTGTTYSSSEARRIQQVSFGTISELQYVKLQGTEGAVGTVAGAAIGGIAGSSVGGGRGSDIAAILGGVAGGVLGNMAEKELTTQQGIEMTIRLDSGKYISVVQEVDPKAPLQVGDSVKILTRGNTTRVVRVR, encoded by the coding sequence ATGACGGACAGTACGGGGACAACCTACTCAAGCAGTGAAGCCCGTCGAATTCAACAGGTCAGCTTTGGTACTATTTCCGAACTCCAGTACGTAAAACTGCAAGGTACTGAGGGTGCGGTAGGGACTGTTGCTGGTGCGGCGATTGGTGGTATTGCGGGTTCAAGCGTTGGCGGCGGCAGAGGCAGTGATATTGCCGCTATTCTGGGCGGAGTTGCTGGTGGTGTATTGGGAAATATGGCTGAGAAAGAGTTGACCACACAGCAGGGCATTGAAATGACCATAAGGCTTGACAGTGGTAAATATATTTCAGTGGTTCAGGAGGTTGACCCAAAAGCACCCTTGCAGGTTGGTGATAGTGTTAAAATTCTGACCCGGGGGAACACAACTCGAGTTGTTCGAGTCCGATAA
- a CDS encoding sulfurtransferase has protein sequence MPLLIEPEMLATLLKDQCLVVLDTRFSLADPEQGRVMYNQGHIPGALYADLEADLSGLIIPGQTGRHPLPDQADWQATLRRWGIDKHTRVVVYDDGGHAMAARAWWLLRWAGISQAMILHGGMKAWLAGRYPVTIDVSEMTESQGDFTMGHMPTVSALDLMAQIETEAGRPGHKLIDARAYERFRGEEETMDSQAGHIPGAVCHPFVDNLDEEGRFLSVNRLREIFSSLVGDDSRPVFYCGSGVTACHNIFAMELAGLSGATLYPGSWSEWITDSRRPVARG, from the coding sequence ATGCCTTTATTAATTGAGCCGGAGATGCTGGCCACTCTCTTGAAAGATCAATGTCTGGTTGTTCTGGATACTCGATTCAGCCTTGCTGACCCGGAACAGGGGCGGGTGATGTATAACCAGGGACATATTCCGGGAGCTCTCTATGCTGATCTTGAAGCGGATCTCTCCGGTTTGATTATTCCTGGTCAAACCGGCAGGCATCCACTGCCTGATCAGGCAGACTGGCAGGCAACGCTGCGGCGTTGGGGGATTGATAAGCATACCCGGGTTGTTGTCTATGATGATGGAGGTCATGCCATGGCGGCAAGGGCCTGGTGGTTGCTACGCTGGGCCGGTATATCTCAGGCTATGATTCTGCACGGCGGCATGAAAGCCTGGCTGGCAGGTCGTTATCCTGTGACCATCGATGTGTCTGAGATGACAGAAAGTCAGGGTGATTTTACCATGGGTCATATGCCAACGGTTTCAGCGTTGGATCTCATGGCGCAGATAGAGACTGAAGCAGGTAGGCCTGGGCATAAGCTGATTGATGCCAGGGCTTATGAACGATTTCGTGGAGAAGAAGAAACCATGGATTCGCAGGCTGGACATATTCCCGGGGCCGTATGTCATCCGTTTGTTGACAATCTGGATGAAGAGGGCCGCTTTCTTTCAGTGAATCGCTTGCGAGAAATCTTTTCGTCACTGGTTGGTGATGATTCCCGGCCAGTCTTCTACTGTGGTTCCGGGGTTACTGCCTGCCACAATATTTTTGCCATGGAGCTTGCTGGTTTGTCGGGTGCAACATTGTATCCCGGCTCATGGAGCGAGTGGATAACAGACTCCCGGCGTCCTGTTGCCAGGGGCTAA
- a CDS encoding IS66 family transposase: MIPELPATMSAEILLKENAELRMRVACLEERCRELEEKVGKNSQNSSKPPSSDGYQKPCKNSNSPDHSDDLSADKGTDPSDEKPNPKSLRQSSGNKAGGKKGHQGTCLKQVDIPDYIEYLPVKECNKCQASLLDSEPVKYIERQVFEPGRPGEFEVTAHRAEVKICTCGCRNQAEFPEGVTAAAQYGSATQAMAVYLNQYHFLPFKRVSEYFNTLYKMSVSAGTVANFVARTYENLASTEEVIRDALRESSVAGADETGMRAEGSLHWLHVMRDEQWTLYYLSEKRGREAMDTMGILLTFAGVLVHDHWKSYFAYAATHVLCNAHHLRELLGVVDRDSNQLALRLMKLLRLSWHYCKGFKTIGMLQMPSVVCERIEKIYDRLLQRALMKEVVYMEKQREELKRKKVKNTKAYNLFKRLTEFKAETLRFMSDFTIPFDNNGSERDVRMAKLKQKISGCFRSADGGSMFARIRSYLSSARKQGMDIYQSLHRAVRNYCNMPLLSAE; encoded by the coding sequence ATGATTCCAGAACTACCCGCAACTATGTCGGCTGAGATTCTCTTGAAAGAGAATGCAGAGCTGCGGATGAGAGTTGCCTGTCTGGAAGAGCGATGTCGAGAATTGGAAGAAAAGGTTGGCAAGAACAGTCAAAACAGCAGCAAGCCGCCATCGTCTGATGGTTATCAAAAACCTTGTAAAAACAGTAATTCTCCAGATCATTCTGACGACCTTTCCGCAGATAAAGGTACCGATCCATCGGATGAAAAACCCAATCCTAAAAGTCTGAGACAGTCTTCTGGTAATAAAGCCGGTGGAAAGAAAGGGCATCAGGGCACTTGTCTTAAACAGGTCGATATCCCTGACTATATTGAGTACCTTCCGGTTAAAGAATGCAATAAATGTCAGGCGTCTCTTCTTGATAGTGAGCCGGTCAAATATATTGAACGACAGGTGTTTGAACCAGGGAGACCGGGTGAATTTGAAGTAACGGCCCATAGAGCTGAAGTAAAAATCTGCACTTGTGGTTGTCGGAATCAGGCTGAATTCCCGGAAGGTGTTACCGCTGCCGCACAATATGGCTCAGCCACACAGGCTATGGCCGTCTATCTTAACCAATACCATTTCCTGCCTTTTAAGCGCGTGTCAGAGTATTTTAATACTCTCTATAAAATGAGTGTAAGTGCAGGCACTGTCGCCAATTTTGTGGCCAGAACCTATGAAAATCTGGCTTCTACTGAAGAGGTTATTCGTGACGCCTTGCGGGAATCGTCTGTTGCCGGAGCCGATGAAACGGGTATGCGGGCCGAGGGCTCTTTGCACTGGCTACACGTTATGCGGGATGAACAATGGACGCTCTACTACTTGTCTGAAAAGCGAGGTCGTGAGGCCATGGACACGATGGGCATACTGCTAACATTTGCAGGCGTTCTGGTTCATGATCATTGGAAATCCTATTTTGCATATGCGGCAACTCACGTACTTTGCAATGCCCATCACCTGAGGGAGCTTTTGGGTGTTGTTGATAGGGACAGCAATCAACTGGCGTTGCGATTGATGAAGCTACTGAGGCTTTCCTGGCATTACTGCAAGGGCTTTAAGACCATAGGTATGCTACAGATGCCAAGTGTTGTCTGTGAACGAATCGAGAAGATTTATGACCGGTTGCTTCAGCGGGCTCTAATGAAAGAAGTCGTCTATATGGAGAAGCAACGAGAGGAGCTTAAGCGCAAGAAAGTCAAGAATACTAAAGCTTACAATCTCTTCAAACGACTCACTGAGTTCAAGGCTGAGACACTGCGCTTCATGTCAGATTTTACCATTCCCTTCGATAACAATGGCAGTGAGCGGGATGTTCGAATGGCCAAGTTAAAGCAGAAAATCTCAGGCTGCTTCAGGAGTGCAGACGGTGGTTCTATGTTTGCACGGATTCGCAGCTATTTGTCGTCTGCCAGAAAACAGGGAATGGACATATATCAATCACTTCATAGAGCTGTTCGGAATTACTGTAATATGCCTTTGCTCAGTGCTGAATAG
- a CDS encoding class II 3-deoxy-7-phosphoheptulonate synthase, which translates to MNSWTVDSWRHMPLLQLPEYPDQEKLSRVEQELAAMPPLVFAGEVNELTNRLAEATEGKAFLLQGGDCAESFLEFSANNIRDTFKVMMQMAVVLTFGAACPVIKVGRLAGQFAKPRTSGTEIINGVELPIYRGDIINGTEFTRAARDPDPQRMLKAYHQAASTLNLLRAFAQGGLASLEQVHSWNLDFVSNSPHSDQYRYMADRIDESLNFMKACGITAEHSSTIRETAFYTSHEALLLPYEQALSRRDSLSGDWYDCSAHMLWVGDRTRQVDGGHVEFVRGIQNPIGLKAGPSLSPDDLIRLIDLINPENMPGKLNIIVRMGADKVETGLPPLLRAVQREGRNVLWSCDPMHGNTYKAGNGYKTREVSQILTEVEQFFAVHRAEGTYAGGVHFEMTGQNVTECVGGANAVTEDHLGNRYHTHCDPRLNADQALELAFLIADTLNKCRKLREIK; encoded by the coding sequence ATGAATTCATGGACTGTTGATAGCTGGAGACATATGCCATTGCTCCAGCTGCCAGAATATCCCGATCAGGAAAAGTTGAGCCGGGTTGAGCAAGAACTTGCTGCAATGCCGCCACTGGTTTTTGCGGGTGAAGTGAATGAATTGACCAACCGACTGGCTGAAGCCACAGAAGGCAAAGCCTTTCTGTTGCAAGGTGGTGATTGTGCAGAGAGCTTTCTGGAATTCTCGGCCAATAACATCCGTGACACGTTTAAAGTCATGATGCAGATGGCCGTGGTGCTCACCTTTGGTGCTGCCTGTCCGGTAATTAAAGTAGGACGTTTAGCCGGACAGTTTGCCAAGCCAAGAACGTCCGGTACTGAAATCATCAATGGTGTTGAGTTGCCGATCTATCGCGGCGACATCATTAACGGCACCGAGTTTACGCGGGCTGCCCGTGACCCGGATCCCCAGAGGATGCTGAAAGCCTATCACCAGGCAGCGTCTACGTTGAACCTGCTGCGAGCCTTTGCCCAGGGTGGCCTCGCTTCTCTGGAGCAAGTGCATTCCTGGAACCTGGACTTTGTTTCAAACAGCCCTCACTCTGATCAGTACCGCTACATGGCTGACCGAATTGATGAATCACTGAACTTCATGAAAGCCTGTGGGATTACTGCAGAGCATTCATCCACCATTCGGGAAACCGCATTTTATACCTCTCATGAAGCGCTGCTATTGCCCTACGAACAGGCACTGAGCCGCCGTGACAGCCTGTCTGGTGACTGGTATGACTGCTCAGCCCATATGCTCTGGGTCGGTGACCGTACCCGTCAGGTAGATGGTGGTCATGTTGAGTTTGTTCGTGGTATTCAAAATCCGATTGGTTTGAAAGCGGGCCCATCCCTGTCACCGGATGACCTGATTCGACTGATTGACCTGATCAACCCGGAGAATATGCCTGGCAAGCTCAACATCATTGTTCGTATGGGGGCTGACAAGGTAGAAACAGGCCTGCCGCCGTTGTTGAGAGCTGTTCAGCGTGAAGGGCGCAATGTGCTCTGGAGCTGTGATCCAATGCACGGGAATACCTATAAGGCTGGCAACGGCTATAAAACCCGTGAAGTGTCGCAAATTCTTACAGAAGTCGAGCAGTTCTTTGCGGTCCACCGGGCCGAGGGAACCTATGCTGGTGGTGTCCATTTTGAAATGACCGGTCAGAATGTGACAGAGTGTGTAGGTGGTGCCAATGCCGTGACTGAAGATCATCTGGGCAATCGCTATCATACCCACTGTGACCCTCGCCTGAACGCCGATCAGGCACTGGAACTGGCATTTCTGATTGCTGATACGTTGAATAAATGCCGAAAGTTAAGAGAGATAAAATAG
- a CDS encoding IS66 family transposase — protein sequence MSEYFNTLYKMSVSAGTVANFVARTYENLASTEEVIRDALRESSVAGADETGMRAEGSLHWLHVMRDEQWTLYYLSEKRGREAMDTMGILLTFAGVLVHDHWKSYFAYAATHVLCNAHHLRELLGVVDRDSNQLALRLMKLLRLSWHYCKGFKTIGMLQMPSVVCERIEKIYDRLLQRALMKEVVYMEKQREELKRKKVKNTKAYNLFKRLTEFKAETLRFMSDFTIPFDNNGSERDVRMAKLKQKISGCFRSADGGSMFARIRSYLSSARKQGMDIYQSLHRAVRNYCNMPLLSAE from the coding sequence GTGTCAGAGTATTTTAATACTCTCTATAAAATGAGTGTAAGTGCAGGCACTGTCGCCAATTTTGTGGCCAGAACCTATGAAAATCTGGCTTCTACTGAAGAGGTTATTCGTGACGCCTTGCGGGAATCGTCTGTTGCCGGAGCCGATGAAACGGGTATGCGGGCCGAGGGCTCTTTGCACTGGCTACACGTTATGCGGGATGAACAATGGACGCTCTACTACTTGTCTGAAAAGCGAGGTCGTGAGGCCATGGACACGATGGGCATACTGCTAACATTTGCAGGCGTTCTGGTTCATGATCATTGGAAATCCTATTTTGCATATGCGGCAACTCACGTACTTTGCAATGCCCATCACCTGAGGGAGCTTTTGGGTGTTGTTGATAGGGACAGCAATCAACTGGCGTTGCGATTGATGAAGCTACTGAGGCTTTCCTGGCATTACTGCAAGGGCTTTAAGACCATAGGTATGCTACAGATGCCAAGTGTTGTCTGTGAACGAATCGAGAAGATTTATGACCGGTTGCTTCAGCGGGCTCTAATGAAAGAAGTCGTCTATATGGAGAAGCAACGAGAGGAGCTTAAGCGCAAGAAAGTCAAGAATACTAAAGCTTACAATCTCTTCAAACGACTCACTGAGTTCAAGGCTGAGACACTGCGCTTCATGTCAGATTTTACCATTCCCTTCGATAACAATGGCAGTGAGCGGGATGTTCGAATGGCCAAGTTAAAGCAGAAAATCTCAGGCTGCTTCAGGAGTGCAGACGGTGGTTCTATGTTTGCACGGATTCGCAGCTATTTGTCGTCTGCCAGAAAACAGGGAATGGACATATATCAATCACTTCATAGAGCTGTTCGGAATTACTGTAATATGCCTTTGCTCAGTGCTGAATAG
- a CDS encoding DUF6444 domain-containing protein, giving the protein MIPELPATMSAEILLKENAELRMRVACLEERCRELEEKVGKNSQNSSKPPSSDGYQKPCKNSNSPDHSDDLSADKGTDPSDEKPNPKSLRQSSGNKAGGKKGHQGTCLKQVDIPDYIEYLPVKECNKCQASLLDSEPVKYIERQVFEPGRPGEFEVTAHRAEVKICTCGCRNQAEFPEGVTAAAQYGSATQAMANTISCLLSACQSILILSIK; this is encoded by the coding sequence ATGATTCCAGAACTACCCGCAACTATGTCGGCTGAGATTCTCTTGAAAGAGAATGCAGAGCTGCGGATGAGAGTTGCCTGTCTGGAAGAGCGATGTCGAGAATTGGAAGAAAAGGTTGGCAAGAACAGTCAAAACAGCAGCAAGCCGCCATCGTCTGATGGTTATCAAAAACCTTGTAAAAACAGTAATTCTCCAGATCATTCTGACGACCTTTCCGCAGATAAAGGTACCGATCCATCGGATGAAAAACCCAATCCTAAAAGTCTGAGACAGTCTTCTGGTAATAAAGCCGGTGGAAAGAAAGGGCATCAGGGCACTTGTCTTAAACAGGTCGATATCCCTGACTATATTGAGTACCTTCCGGTTAAAGAATGCAATAAATGTCAGGCGTCTCTTCTTGATAGTGAGCCGGTCAAATATATTGAACGACAGGTGTTTGAACCAGGGAGACCGGGTGAATTTGAAGTAACGGCCCATAGAGCTGAAGTAAAAATCTGCACTTGTGGTTGTCGGAATCAGGCTGAATTCCCGGAAGGTGTTACCGCTGCCGCACAATATGGCTCAGCCACACAGGCTATGGCCAATACCATTTCCTGCCTTTTAAGCGCGTGTCAGAGTATTTTAATACTCTCTATAAAATGA